GGGATGCCCGAAGCAGTGGCTTCATGGATCAAGCAGAGAGACTACGTGGAAGTCCAGCGCATCCAGAGTGCGATCCTGAGCACCATGCAGCATGATTTTGCAAAATACGGCTCGCGAATCCAGCAGGATCATCTGCAAAAGATCCTTCAATTCATACCCGGCAATATAGGCAACAAGGTAAAGTATGTGCATGTGGACAGGGATGTCCGTTCCACAGCTTTAAAGGATGCTTTTCATTTGCTGGCCATGGCCAGGGTTATCAGCCTGGTATTCAAGACAAATGCTAATGGTGTTCCCTTAGAGGCAGAGAAGGACAGGAATTTTTTCAAGGCCATTGCCCTGGATGTGGGGCTTGTAAACCGGATGTGCGGGCTGAAGCTGATCCGGCCAGAGGAGTTGATGACCGTTTACGAAGGCGGGCTGGCAGAACAGTTTGTCGGACAGGAACTGCTGGGCTCGAGGCCCTGTTTTGAAGAGCCAGCGCTTTACTACTGGGCCAGGGAAGCAAAAAACGCCAATGCCGAGGTAGATTATCTTGTTACGCACGGATCACAAGTTCTGCCAGTGGAACTCAAGGCTGGAAAGACGGGTACACTTAGGTCCCTGCATGTGTTTCTGCATGAAAAAAAATCTGATTTCGGAGTCAGGCTTAATATGGACACCCCGTCTCTGGGCAGGTTTACAGCCCATGTTCGCCTGAAAAAATCCAGTACAGAACACGAGTACACCCTTCTGTCGTTACCTTTATACCTTGCCGGTCAGCTGGACAGGCTCCTGGAGCATGCTTTGGATCAGCCCCAGTAGGCCTGAACCTTAACATAAATTCAATTGGGGACAGTCCCCCTCCGGGCTGTAAGCCTCCGGGCAGGAAGCCGTGCCAAGCCGTCACAATCGGGTTTTATCACCAAAATAGTTATGACATAAAGTTCAAAATGAACAGTGTCCAGTTTGAAATGGCAGGAGAATTGTTTTCGGAAATGAATGACCATCAGGCAGCAGTTACAGCATATGGACTTGCCCTGCAAAAGTACCGTACTGAACAGGGAATCAAATTAATACTTATGGAGAATGTTATGCGATACCTTTCCCTATGCGCAGGCCTGTCTTGCTGCATTTTATTTGCCTTCTTCAATGTCAGCAACGCCTTTGCAGATAATAGCTCAGTAGAAGTCACTGTTTCCGGATCAGGAACCAGCCAAGGTGCCGCCTTGACAGAGGCCTATGTCGAAGCAGTCCGTCAGACCTTATCGCGGGTCGTAGACAAGGATACAGCGATTGAGCCAGGTCTCTGAGACCAGCAACATGTTGTTATCATTGCATTTCACTTCAGGAAATGGTCAACTTTGAGGCTTGCAGGCATTTTTTGCCTTGGATATTGCCCAAATCTATATGTAACCATCCAGGATGATTAGTTTTTAAGCTTCAAAGGA
Above is a window of Desulfonatronospira thiodismutans ASO3-1 DNA encoding:
- a CDS encoding ATP-binding protein — protein: MSIKRSAEDYLVEWKDRSSRKPLILRGARQTGKTYLVEQFAKNHFRNLLKIDFEFDQEVKSVFRQKDPQTIISELSLFFDLPVIPGETLLFLDEIQSCPEAIHSLRYFYEKLSGLHVIAAGSLLDFVLRDFEYSMPVGRVEFLHLYPLSFSEFLLAVNARLHEFITNWTPPDQFSPVVHGKLTELMRTFIFTGGMPEAVASWIKQRDYVEVQRIQSAILSTMQHDFAKYGSRIQQDHLQKILQFIPGNIGNKVKYVHVDRDVRSTALKDAFHLLAMARVISLVFKTNANGVPLEAEKDRNFFKAIALDVGLVNRMCGLKLIRPEELMTVYEGGLAEQFVGQELLGSRPCFEEPALYYWAREAKNANAEVDYLVTHGSQVLPVELKAGKTGTLRSLHVFLHEKKSDFGVRLNMDTPSLGRFTAHVRLKKSSTEHEYTLLSLPLYLAGQLDRLLEHALDQPQ